One Methanosphaera cuniculi DNA window includes the following coding sequences:
- a CDS encoding 30S ribosomal protein S17e produces the protein MGNIRTTFVKRTAKELLEEHGDKFNNDFENNKQVVAEYSTVSTKHLRNQIAGYATHLMDQ, from the coding sequence ATGGGAAATATAAGAACCACATTTGTAAAAAGAACAGCAAAAGAATTATTAGAAGAACACGGAGATAAATTCAACAACGACTTTGAAAACAACAAACAAGTTGTAGCTGAATACTCAACCGTATCAACAAAACACTTAAGAAACCAAATTGCAGGATATGCAACCCACTTAATGGATCAATAA